The region GCATTGGAATTGAACTGAAACTAAAGTCAATAGGTGTCTGCACCCATCTTGGATGTGTCCCCATTGGTGAGGCTGGTGACTTTGGAGGCTGGTTCTGCCCCTGCCACGGTTCCCACTACGACATCTCTGGCCGCATAAGAAAGGGACCTGCCCCGCTCAACCTGGAAATCCCCGCCTACGACTTCCCCGAGGAGGGCAAGGTTGTCATCGGTTAAAGCACACTCGGTTGGTCGTTAATACAGCAATTGGGTGAAAGGATGAGGTGATGAGAGAGAGGTAGGGAGGGGCCTTGAGGCTTTGTGTCTATAGGAGCGGTGCATCAACAATATTTCCTCAACGGTTTGGTTTATAGATTCGGCTTGTGCCGGCAATGTAACACCAGTTAGAATCATGTTTTGCGATCCTTTTCTCGTTCATGTTCACATCTATTTCTTCctttttctttctttctcATTGCCCGCTCAAGAACCCCTTCACAGCCTCTACCGCACCCTCAAAATTCCCTGCCTCAATCAATACCATATGTCCCTTTGGCCGGACCCCCAACTCCTGAAACGCCCTCTTACTATCACTCGCCCCCTCATCCACGGGCGTATCATACTCGAAGCTCGTATAACCCACCGCATGCTTATGCAACACCTCATCCTCTGGGTGGAAGTAAAACGTCTCCTCCCCTCCATCAGCCTTCTTACTCCGTTTCTTGCTCGGCGCTGTATCGTGACTGGGTAGCTGCGACGCGATTTCAGAATAGCACTTTGAAAGGACGAGGTAGTGGGTGAAGGTGTAAGGCTCCTTTTCCTCAACCGCCCATTGGATTTCTTCCAAGAGCATCGTGTACATTGGAGGCACGATTTCGTGCGGCATGTTTATGAAGCGCTCGGTCAAGATGAGGCCAATTTGCGCGGTGGATGTGGATGCGAGGAGGGGGGCGAGGCTGGGGATTGTGGGTTGTGATTTTTTGGTCAGGTAGGTGGTTAGGTCTTGGATTACTTTTTTGTCCTATACACATGCACATAGTTAGCATCCTGCACTCATACAGGTAAATAAAACAAGAGAGGTTGGGGTAAAGATGCACCTTGTATGTCTCCAAATTCAAAACAGTAAGAAAAGCATAGGGATCCGTCTCATTGCCGTCGACCTTTACAGTGCTGCCGAGGAGCGGTTGCGACAGGATTATGTCTGCGAGTTCAGATAGGTTGAAGAGTTGCGAGTCTACGTCTAGGAGTTGACGCAGGAGGTTCTTGAGGCCGTGGAAGTCGACGGCGGGTTGTGGGTCAAACCATTCAAAGTCGACGTTCACCATGTCCATGTCCTGAAGAAGGAGAGGGTTATTAGCCATGAAGCGCATATTCAGAGATGATGGGGAAGGCGCATACCTCGTCGCTGCCGGAATCGTCGTCATCTTTCTGTTTGCGCTTGTCTGATGCATCCGGTAGCTCTTCCGGGTCTCGTTCTTGTTTTCGTTTCGCCATTGCGATGTATTTATGCGAGGATGTTTTGGGAGGTGAAGGTTGGCTGCAGCGGCTTAGTGGTGTTTGGAGAAGATGCGCGCGCGCAGTCGCGCTATCGATAGATAATTTTTGGGCCCCGCTGAAATTTGCGACAGTCATGGAAACCCCTCATCGTCTCCCACACTGTCACCTTTTTCCCCAGATACCCTTTTTCTTTccctttcttcttcttctttactTCGATCGTACACCTACATTCTCTCTCACTCAATCCCGTAGACTTTCACACATCATCCTCTCGTCTGGATAGTAGACATCATCTTCAAGATGGCGACCGACGGCTCCGACCCAATTCCTCCCCACAAGACGTTTGATACCATTCTCGTCCTCGACTTTGGCTCCCAGTACACGCATCTCATCACGCGCCGACTCCGCGAACTCAATGTCTACTCAGAGATGCTGCCATGCACTACCAAGATTGCCGATCTGCCATTTACACCCAAGGGAGTCATTCTCTCCGGTGGTCCGTACTCGGTCTATGAGGAAGGCGCACCGCACGTCGATCACGCCGTATTCGACCTAGGCGTACCAATTCTGGGAATATGCTATGGACTACAAGAGATGGCATGGCACTTTGGCAAGAACGCGGGTGTAACTGCAGGTGAGAAGAGGGAATACGGCCACGCAACTTTGAAGGTTGAGAGCCACGGCGGACACATGGACGAGCTGTTCAAGGACCTAGGAAACGATGCGGAGGTCTGGATGAGCCATGGTGATAAGCTCAGCGCCATGCCCCAGGACTTTATGACCATTGCGACAACTGGCAACTCACCATATGCGGGTATCGCGCACAAGTCCAACAAGTACTACGGTATCCAGTTCCACCCAGAGGTGACGCATACGAAGAAGGGAACGATCGTGTTGAAGAACTTTGCTCTTGACATTTGCCAGGCAAACTCAAACTGGACAATGAGCAAGTTTGTGGACCAGGAGATTACGCGCATCAGAAAGCTTGTGGGTGACAAGGGCCAGGTCATTGGAGCAGTCAGCGGTGGTGTTGACTCAACCGTTGCTGCGAAACTGATGAAGGAGGCCATTGGTGATCGCTTCCACGCCGTCATGGTCGACAACGGTGTGTTGCGACTCAACGAGGCAGTCCAAGTCAAGAAGACGCTTGATGAGGGCCTAGGCATCAACCTCACCGTAATCGATGCATCCGACCTCTTCCTCGACCGCCTCAAGGGTGTAACCGACGACCCAGAGAAGAAGCGCAAAATCATCGGCAACACCTTCATTGAAGTCTTCCAACAACAAGCCGAAAAGATCAAGGCCGAAGCACACGAATCCGCCAATGCAGGCGAAATCGAATGGCTCCTCCAGGGAACCCTCTACCCAGACGTGATCGAATCTCTCTCCTTCAAGGGCCCCTCCCAAACCATCAAAACCCACCACAACGTCGGCGGCCTCCCCAAAGATATGAAACTCAAAGTCATCGAGCCTCTCCGCGAACTCTTCAAAGACGAAGTCCGCCAACTAGGCAAAGAACTCGGTATCCCCGAGGACCTCGTCTGGCGTCACCCCTTCCCCGGCCCAGGCATCGCAATCCGCATCCTCGGCGAAGTCACCCGCGAACAAGTGCGCATCGCACGCGAAGCCGATCACATCTTCATTGAGGAGATTCGCGCTGCGGGACTTTACAAGAACATCTCACAAGCTTTTGCGGCGCTGTTACCGGTTAAGGCGGTGGGCGTTATGGGCGACAAGCGCGTGCATGATCAAGTTATTGCACTCAGGGCAGTGGAGACGAGCGATTTCATGACGGCAGATTGGTATCCGTTTGATGGCGAGTTCTTGAAGAGGGTTAGTCGGAGGATTGTTAATGAGGTTAATGGTGTTTGCCGGGTGGTTTATGATAGTAAGTTCCTGGAGTGGTTGTGATGGGGGGTTTTTGCTAACGAAGTTTGTGCAGTTACGAGTAAGCCTCCTGGTACCATTGAGATGGAGTAAGTATGTTTGGGGTATGGGCCTTTGTGATTGCATGGCAGGGTGGAAAGCGAGGATATGCATGCATGCGTGATGTGATCTGCAATAGAGCACTTGATCCGAGATATGGGACGTGGGCATTTTGATTCGAAAATTTTGGGAACTGCGGAGTTGGCATATATGGCACAGAGAGACTACATGATAGACGAGCATCATGATGCCTTCTTCTGATGAGATACGATACCCTTTGTGTTGCGCACTACCAATCGCGGTTTGGCAAAGCACAGCAAATGAAAAATAAAGAGCTTTTGAGATGGAATGCAGTGCTGTCGGGTTAATGTGAGGGTTCACATGTGGGATTTTCAGCTTTTAGAGAGGAGACAATGGCGTGGTGTAGTGATATAGATTTTTGGAGGGTTATGGCGTCTTGTATTGAGACAGAAAACCACGTTTGAAAACATGCTGTAATAACGTTACATTATCTCACATGTAACCTTAGTAGTCAATTCTATTTGAATTCAGTCACTATACGATTTCATGTGAAATATCTATAGAAGTATTTTTCACCCTCTACCTATCACTATCTTGTCATTTCATGGTGTACAGCGAATAATCCTTACGCCACAAGCCTGTGGCTTACCCTCCATCCCTGCTCACAACTTGTGGCTGTGCATCTCCGGATCCCCGAGCCCCAGCTAGCTGTCATCTCGTGTTGGGGAACCTGGACCCTCGAGAGGACAGGACCCTTGCATAACACTACACGCCATGTAAGCTTCACGAACCACGATACGACACGACACGACGCCCTGAAAGACAGAAACAGCAGAAGGGAATAGTGAAAAAGAAGAATTGAACAATTGCAGGTATCGGGCACATCTTGAGGATGCGATGAATACGTCGCCTGAGGAGTCTGGATCTGGGTCTGGATCGCAATCGCAGGGAAAGATGATGGGGAAGGGAAAGGGGAGGGGGACGGGGACTGGGACTGGGACTGGTAGAGCTGAGCAATCCAGTATGAGGACAGCTAGGGCTGAACCTGAATTACTCAGTTCATCTATTCAGGCCAATATGCGGACTACTAGGTCTGCCAGACCTGATCAACTCAGCGCGCGGATAGCTAGAACCGATCAATCCAGCGCGAGGACTGTCAGAACCGACCAACCCAGTCCGTCCAGTCCAGCCCGACCACAATCCACACGTAGCCAATCCTCCCGTACAGGCCGACGAACCTCACGCTCCGCCTCCTACGCCCCCTCCCTCCGCCACCGCACAACCGGCCAAACCATCCTCTCCCTCGACGCCGACAATTCCGACCCCGAAGCCGCCAACGCGACCCACACGGCCGCCGCCATTGTCGAAGAAATCGCTGAAATCAAGCGTTATGAAGACTTCTCCACCATCGACTGGGTACAAGACGCAGCACGCGAACAGCTCCGACGAAAAGCGCGACGGCGCGCGCGAGACAGCATTGGCGTGCGTCGAGACGGTAGCAgcgcgcgcgtattccttGGCCGCGGGCGGGGCAAATGGCGCAGGAAGATAGCAGAAGCCTACGACGCGGGACAAGCGTGGATAGTAGTTACGCTTGTTGGTGCGGCGATCGGACTCAATGCTGCGTTTCTGAATATCGTGACCGAATGGCTCAGCGACATCAAGCTGGGTCATTGCAGCACGGCGTTTTACCTTAACGAGAGTTTCTGCTGCTGGGGTGCCGAGGGCGGGTGTGCAGAGTGGAAACGTTGGACGGGCTTTTGGCCCGCGAATTACTTGATGTATATCCTTTTCGCTGCGCTGTTCTCCTTTACGGCCGCGAGGCtggtcaagagctttgcgcCGTATGCGGCGGGCAGTGGGATTTCGGAGATGAAGTGTATTATTGCTGGGTTTGTTATGAAGGGCTTTTTGGGGTTTACAACACTGTTTATCAAGTCGATTGGACTGCC is a window of Pyrenophora tritici-repentis strain M4 chromosome 2, whole genome shotgun sequence DNA encoding:
- a CDS encoding BCIP domain containing protein, whose amino-acid sequence is MAKRKQERDPEELPDASDKRKQKDDDDSGSDEDMDMVNVDFEWFDPQPAVDFHGLKNLLRQLLDVDSQLFNLSELADIILSQPLLGSTVKVDGNETDPYAFLTVLNLETYKDKKVIQDLTTYLTKKSQPTIPSLAPLLASTSTAQIGLILTERFINMPHEIVPPMYTMLLEEIQWAVEEKEPYTFTHYLVLSKCYSEIASQLPSHDTAPSKKRSKKADGGEETFYFHPEDEVLHKHAVGYTSFEYDTPVDEGASDSKRAFQELGVRPKGHMVLIEAGNFEGAVEAVKGFLSGQ
- a CDS encoding GuaA, GMP synthase, PP-ATPase domain-subunit, coding for MATDGSDPIPPHKTFDTILVLDFGSQYTHLITRRLRELNVYSEMLPCTTKIADLPFTPKGVILSGGPYSVYEEGAPHVDHAVFDLGVPILGICYGLQEMAWHFGKNAGVTAGEKREYGHATLKVESHGGHMDELFKDLGNDAEVWMSHGDKLSAMPQDFMTIATTGNSPYAGIAHKSNKYYGIQFHPEVTHTKKGTIVLKNFALDICQANSNWTMSKFVDQEITRIRKLVGDKGQVIGAVSGGVDSTVAAKLMKEAIGDRFHAVMVDNGVLRLNEAVQVKKTLDEGLGINLTVIDASDLFLDRLKGVTDDPEKKRKIIGNTFIEVFQQQAEKIKAEAHESANAGEIEWLLQGTLYPDVIESLSFKGPSQTIKTHHNVGGLPKDMKLKVIEPLRELFKDEVRQLGKELGIPEDLVWRHPFPGPGIAIRILGEVTREQVRIAREADHIFIEEIRAAGLYKNISQAFAALLPVKAVGVMGDKRVHDQVIALRAVETSDFMTADWYPFDGEFLKRVSRRIVNEVNGVCRVVYDITSKPPGTIEME